Part of the Intestinibacillus sp. Marseille-P6563 genome is shown below.
GCCGGCCAGCAGGCCTTCCAAGTCGACCCCCAGCGCCCGCGACAGGTCGGGAAGCAAAGACACGTCTGGACAGCCGCCGCCGGTTTCCCTTAGTTAAAGATATTGTTGGGTATCTCAAGATGTGTCATTCGATTTTGCCGATAAAGCGGTAGAAGATTTCTACCTCCCGTTCCCGGCTTCCGTCCTCACTTTTGACCGCTTCATGGACAAGGATTTTTTCAATCAGCGTATTCAGAAGTTCAGCCGTCAATTCTGTGGGATTGACATACTGTTTCATCAGACCTATCCACTTTTCAGCGTCAACCGCTGTCTGGGCGGCGGCCTCCATCGCTTCGTGAAGCCGTTCAATTTTTGCGTCCAATTCTCGCTGTTCGCCCTGATACTTTTCGGACAGCATATTGAAATTGTATTCTGTAATGCGTCCGGCAGACCAGTCCTCATACATTTTTGCAAACAGGGTGTCTACTTCTGCTTTGCGCTTTTCCGCCTTTTTCAGTTCGGCTGTCTGCCGCTTCCTTGCAGTATTGCGTTCCTTGTCGCTGGCGTTAAGTAGCCGTTTCAGAAGTTTGTCCCCATCCTGCTGTGCCAGCACAGACCAGTATTGCAGACGGGAAAGGACATAGGCGTAAAGCACATCATAGCGGATATAGTGCATGGAACACTGGTGCAATCCTTGCCCGTACTTGCTACAATGGTAGTGGGCATAGGGATTTTTGTTCTGGCTGTTCATACCATAGGCCAGCGACCAGCCGCAGTCCGCACATTTTACCAGCCCGGAAAATATCTGTGTTGTGCCGTTCTTCTGCCGTCTGCGCCTGTTGCAAATCTGCTCCTGTACTTGACGGAACACATCTTCGGAAATAATCGCTTCGTGGGTGTTCTCCACACGATACCATTCCTCTTTTGGCTTGCGTACTTTCTTCTTGTTTTTGAATGAAATATTGGTCTGCTTATTGTGGACGCTGTGTCCGATATAGGTTTCCTCTTTCAGAATACTTTTCACCTGCGCTATCGTCCACGCATAGGCTTTTTCCTCCGGCGCTCCGGCATAGATATTTGCGAAAGTGCCGTATCTCTGGAAATTCAGCCAGCCGGGAGTAGGTACTTTTTCTTCGACCAAAATCCGTGTAATGCTGGCGGCTCCCCGGCCATGAACGGCAAGGTCAAAAATCTTTTCGATAATCCACCTTGTTTCCGGGTCAATCAGAAGATGGCCTTTCTTATCTGGGTCTTTGACATAGCCAAGCGGAGCATAGGCTCCATAGTGTGCGCCATTTGCGAACCGTGTCCGCATGGCCGCCTTTACCTTTTTGCTGGTCTGGCGGGCGTGCATTTCATTCAGAATGTTGAGGAATGGGGCAAGCTCATTCTCTCCGTTGATGGTGTCCACATTGTCATTGACAGCGATATAGCGGACGCCTTTGCTGGGAAAGTAGATTTCCGTGTACTGGCCGGTCAGAATGTAGTTTCTGCCTAAGCGGGATAAATCCTTCGTAACAACGCAGTTGATTTTCCTGTCCTCAATGTCATCAATCATTCTCTGAAAATCCGGCCTGTCAAAGTTCGTTCCAGACCATCCATCGTCGATATATTCATCTATGACATTCAGGCCATGCTCGGCGGCATATTGCCGGAGCATCATGCGTTGTGTCTGAATACTCCCGCTTTCTCCTTGCAGTTCATCGTCCCGGCTCAATCTCATATAAAGCGCCGTGTTGTAAATCGTAGTATTGTAAGGTTGTTTCACCGTAAAAATCCTCCTTCTAAAGAAACAACCCACGCTTACAATACTTTTGCTCTATGGCAATTATATCATAAGCGTGGGCGTGTTATCAATGATGGGCTATCAGGTTGAAGCGGCTTTTTCTGCGGTATGCCGCACCACATCTACAATCAGATCACCGAGGGGCTTCCCGCCTGCGGCGAAGTGTTCGGAGATTTTTATACGGTTGTTCCCACATACAAAATACTGCGTGCCGTTCTCTGCTTGTATAACCTGCCCTGTTCGGGGTGTAAAAATATCGCTTTCACTTTTTGCCATCCAGTGTCCTCCATATTCAGTTTTCAAGGTACAATGCCGCACAAAGGCGGCGAAAATTTCTGCTTATATCTATCACCTTTCCTTTACCGTGTGCCGCTGCTGACGTTTCAGTTCCGCCAGTATATCCGGCGGGATACGGTCAACCAGCCGCTGTAAATTGTCCAGTTCGCTTTTCAGCTTTGCCCGTTCCATCGTATCTTTCATCTTTCCTTTTTCGCTGGCCTTTGCCCTTGCTTCCAACTTCTCATTCTCCGCCAGCAGGTCATTGATTGTGACCTTGTACTTTTTCAACTGCCCGGAGAAATTCTCCATCTGCGGGAACCACTTTTTCAGCATGGAGAGGGCTTCCTCTTTTTTCTTTCCGGCGTTCAGCGGGTTAATGCCGTCCAGTGTGGCTTCAATGGCTCTTGCCTGCCGGGAGAGGGAAACCGCCTGTTTGAAAAGCCGGGTGGGGATATGCTTCCGGCCTGTCCTGCTGGCGCTCTCCCCACGCTCCAAGTCAGGATATTTCTCCACCATATAGGCGTGAAAATCGTCCTGCCACTTCGTCAGGTTTGCCCGGTTGCCGATAATCTCCTTTGCACACAGGCGGTTGTCCTTTGTCAGCGGAACAAAGGTCAAATGCAGGTGGGGCGTTTTCTCGTCCATGTGTACCACCGCCGACACGATATTTTCCCGTCCTACCCGGCCAATGAGGAAGTCCGCCGCCCTCTGGAAAAACGCCTGTATCTCCTTTGGGGATTTCCCCTTGAAAAACTCCGGGCTGGCAGTTACCAGCGTATCGACAAACCGTGTGCTGTCCTTGCGGGTTCGGCACCCGGCCTGCTCAATCCGGCTCTGAATGAAGTGGTAATAGCGTCCCTCCGGCTTGACGATATGGAAGTTGTATTTGCTCCGGCTTGTGTCAATGTCGGGATTGCTGGCATACTGTTCTTTCTGTCTTTCGTGATGGGCTTCCAGCGGCCTTGCCGGGTTGCCCTTGTGCTTCTCAAACCGTAAAATTGCGTGTTGTGCCATTCTGCTCCTTTCCCCATTCCTTTCCTATCCGGGGTTTTCCACAGGGAAAATCCCGCAGAAAATAGCTCGGATAGGATTGGAATGGATAGAATATAAATCAGTCTTTTTATCTTTGTATTTCTATATACCGTCCGGTTTTCGTACGTCTCAGGAGTGATTTCCGTACTTCATGGGTACGGTTTTCAGTCCTCCGGTGTACCAGAACGGGATTTCTTAAAGTCGGTGTTTGGAACCGCTTCATAGGATTTTGGGAAAATGCGGTTGGGTTTTCCACAGCCCTGCTTCTGGATCTCCACCAGTCCGGCGTATTGCAGTTCCCGCAGGGTATTCACCGCTTTCTGCCGCCCACAATGGAGCAGTGTGACCACTTCACAGATAGGGTAATACAGGAAAATCCGTCCGCAGTCATCCGCCCACCCATTCTTGCGGGATAACTCTGTCCGGCGCAGGATAAAGGCGTACAGAACCTTTGCCTCGTTGGACAGGGGCTTGAATGTGGGGGCTTCAAAGAGAAAATTCGGGAGCCGGGTGAAGCTGAACGCCTTTTCCGGCTGGTGGATATAGATGGTATTTGTCATAGTTCGTTTTGTGGACGGTTAGAAGCCCGTTTTCCGGGGCGGGCGATACTTTATACCACCTGCCCCGGTTTGGGGCTTGCAAAGCCTGATAAATCAAGGCTTTTTTCGCTCCTAACTGTCCACAGCAGACCTCCTTTTCCGTTCACTTTCTGTTTTCTGCCGCCTGTGAACTCTGGCGGCACAGCCGGGGCAGTATTTTGCCCGGTTGGATTTGGGGACGAACACGCCACCGCAGACCGCACAGCGTTTCAAGTCCTTATCCCGGAAAATTTCCGCTTCCAGCGTCCCGTCCAGCGGCAAGACCGCCCAGCGGAACCACTTACAGCAGACCGAGAAAGAAATCGTCTGCGGGCAGGTGCAGGTGTCCCCATCATCAAGGACAATGCAGTTGCCGTCCTCACAGCAACAACACTCCCGGCGTATCAGGCTGGCCGCCTGTTTTCTCTGCGCCGGTGTCATGCGGTAAAGGGAACCGTCCGGCCTGCGTTCCAGTGGCGGCAAGTCTTTATAGGGGTTATCTCTCATGCGTTCCCTCCATTTTGCTTTCCGTTGCCGTTCTCCCCGAAAAGGTTTCCTGCCCCATTCCTGCGGCGTGTTCCGGCGTTGGCACGCTCCCCGCAGCTTCGGGACATTTTGTCTCGAAGTCCGGTTCCTTGCGGTGCTTCCCCAGCCGGGGTATTCCTTTTCGGACGGTCATTCTGTTTTCAAGGTGCTGTCCATCGATGAACTACCCTAAGTCTACACGAAAAAAATGCAATCCCCGGAATTTTGCGAGAATTGCATTTTGATGAAGTTTACACTTTGGAAATTGCATTTTTTACAATCATTCTGTATAATGGAAGTATGCGGAGGAGGTGCGTATCTATGGCTTTACCCGGAACACCCGGACAGCGGATTTCCGATTTATGCAACGGGAACCACATCACACAAAAGGAGCTTGCGGAGAAGATAGGGGTTTCCGCTTCCCAGTTGAGCCGCATTGTCAGCGGCGAAACGAGAACGGTCAGCAGTGATATTCTCATAGGCGTGGCAAAGGAATTTAAGGTATCGACAGACTACATACTGGGCTTATCCACCGTGAGCGTCCGTAAAAGCTACGATATTTCTGAATTAGGCTTGTCCGAGGGAGCCGTGAGGGGGCTCGTGACGGGTGCTGTTGATGTGCAAATCCTCAACCGCCTGTTGGAACACAGGAATTTCCCTAAGCTGATAGATTTGATACGGATTTATTTTCAGGACACAGCGGCAAAAGGCATAACAGCAAGAAACCAGCTTATCGAGATAGCAACGGCTTCCCTGTCCGACCTGATGAAAGAACACCCGGAACACCGGGCGGAAGCAAAGCAGGATTTACAGCTTTTGAACGCCCAGAAGATGGGGGAACATGAGGCGGAGATTGAGAAAATCAAAAATGTGTTCCTTGCTATCCTGCGGGATATTAAGAAAGACATTGACAACGGGGAACAGCCGGGAGAAGCTGTGACCGCCGCGATGTTCCAAGCCATGCGGGACGCATTGGCGGAACAGAAGCAAAACCCGCTTTCCATTGACGATGTAGCGGCGATGGTTGCCGGACAGATCGGACAGCTTACGCCGATGGATGAAGAAACTGCCGACCTGTTCAAGCAGTTGGCAAAAAAGATGATGAAAGGAATAGAATAATAGCCTGTTATTCGAGATAATAATATGCCATTAGTAAAGCATGACTACCCTGTTTTAGAGTACGATACCGCATCAAAAGCTGTTTTTCAGCCGGGAAATGGGAAAAAATGTTTTCCTGCAAAAGCAGTGTTTGCTTTTTTAGGAGACGAGGTTGAAAATTATGCACATACCCATGATGGAATACAGATAGATGAATTTGAAAGTGCAACAAGACGATATCCTATTTATGAATGTCTTTATAATCAGGAGAAAATATGTCTATGTCCGGCTCCTGTGGGAAGTGCTGCTGCCGTCCAAGTTTTAGAATATTTAATTGCAGGGGGTGTAACAAAGATTATTTCCGTCGGCTCCTGCGGCGTATTGGAAGACATCCCGGAAAATAGATTTTTGATACCTGTTTCTGCATTGAGAGATGAGGGAACATCTTACCATTATCTTCCTCCCTCCCGAGAAGTAGAGATTTCAAAGGCTGGTATAAATGCGATTGAATCTGCTTTAAGCCAAAAGAATATACCATATTGGGAAGTTAAAACATGGACAACAGACGGTTTTTATCGAGAAACAGTAGAAATGGTTCAGTATCGGAAAGAAGAGGGATGTCAAGTAGTAGAAATGGAATGTTCCGCATTGGCGGCGTGTGCAAAATTTAGAAAAGTTACATGGGCTATGCTGCTTTTTTCAGCCGATACTCTTGCAGACCCTCATAAATACCAAGAAAGAGAATGGGGAAAAACAAGTATATCCATAGCCTTAGAATTAGCCTTAGACGCTGTTTTATCAGTTGTTGAGGAGTAAAAATAAATACATATAGGAGTTAGTGTGAAAGTAAGCAACGTTCCAGCACAGAGGTCAAAAAGGCGCAGAAAGACGCCCCTGCAAACAATACATTTTGCAAGGTTGAAGCATATCCAACCAGAGTTAAGCAACTGTTAATCCCTGCTTCTCGAGGAATCGTTTAGCCTGCTTGATTGCTTTAGCAAGCTGCTGCTCTTTCAGATGTTCCGGCATATCAATTTTGAAGATATCCACCGGGTTCCATACTTCGCCGGTACAGAACATAGAGTAGATCGCCGTCAGGATCATTCTGGCAATAGCAATGATTGCCCGTTTCTTGCCCCTGCGCTTGGCAATGCGCTCATATTTCAGGGCGTAATAAGGATTTTTCTTGTCCTTCACCGCAGCGTGAGCGACTTGCACCAAAGCAGGCTTGAGATAAACACCGGCCCGAGAAATACGAACAGACTTTTTCTTTCCTGCAGATTCGTTATTGCCGGGAGTCAATCCGGCCCAGCAGCAAAGCCGCTTGGAAGAGCCAAACTGATGCATATCTATGCCGATTTCAGAGATGATGGTGATTGCGGAGTTGCGGTTAATACCCGGAATGGTGCAAAGAAGATTGATTTCACCTTCATATTTTGCGACCATCTCATTGACACAGGCATCTACCTTAGCAATCATCATCCCAATAAAATCATAATGCTCACGGATAATTTTGATGCGAGCTTTCTGTTCATCGGCAATAGAGAAGCCCACAATAGACTCCAGAACTTGCTCGGCTTTCTTTTTGAGGGAGCGCTGTAACAGGGAAACACAATGGTCAGCGTCAAAGGATTCATCGGATGCGAGGTAGTCCGTAATAGCAGTTGCGGACTTGCCAAACATATCGGACACAACGGAATCCAGCGCCACATTGCAGACGGTAAAAGCGTTCTGAAAGCGATTTTTCTCGCTGCTCTTCATAGAAACCAGCTTATAACGATAGCGGGTAAACTCGCGCAGAATGCGGATATCCAAATTGGGGATGAAGCTGCTTTTCACGAGACCAATACGAAACAGATCCCCGATCCACTTGGAGTCTTTCGTATCATCCTTGTTTCCCTTGACAGCCTTTACCCATTTGGGGTTGGCAATCACGACACGAATGCCGCGCTTTTCGAGGATGTTGAATACAGGAACCCAATACTTCCCAGTAGACTCCATGCAGACATCCAGGCAGTCGCGTTCCAGGAGCCAGTCGGCAAAACGGTTCAAGTCCGAGTTAAATGTGCTGAATCGCTTTTTCTGATAGTGGGGCTGCAAGCTGTCTGCGGGCGTGGTGATGATGGTAGCAACCAGAAATGTTTTGTGAACATCTACACCGCAGCAGGTTGGGAATACGACTTTCACAGTAAAACCTCCTCATCAAAATAGTAGCAAGGAGAATGCAGGGACTGAACTGCCAAGCAATTAACAGGTGTTAATACAATTCTTAGTGTGCGGGCTCGTAGCGCCACTTATTTGTGCTTGAAAAGGCGGTTCTAACACTGATTACAATACTGGCTTGAACTCTGGATGTAATCTACGACTCACCCTACCGTGCGTTGTAGTGTGCTTCCCCCTCAACAAAATTCTACAAGAAAGGCGGTCGTTTGTCTGCACTCTTTCATCCCTATTTGTGCGGACGCAATGCGGCCGAATGGTTGATTACAATGAATATAAATGAATTTCCACAACAAGTAAATCAAGTTATTTCAATAGCAGAAACCATATTACAAGGTCAAATATTGGGGATATATTTATATGGTTCAGCAACAATGAATGGGCTGCGTCCAGATAGTGATATAGATATACTGATAATTACTAAACAAGAATTGAGTAATTCAATCAGAGCAGATCTAACAAAGCAATTATTGAAAATTTCTGGCTCCGTAGGCTGTATTGAAAAAAGACCTTTAGAGGTAACTATTATCAATCAATCTGATATTGTTCCGCTGCAATTTCCGCCAAAATGTCAGTATATGTATGGTGAATGGCTAAGGGGAGAGATGGAAGCAGGAGAATATCCGCAAGCCTGCAATGACCCAGATATAATGATTTTATTATGGCAAGCAAGAAAAAATAGCATAACTTTGAAGGGGGCGGAAAGCAAAGAGCTTATTCCCGCTATCCCATTTCACGAAATTAAAAAAGCAATTCGGTTTTCTTTACCTGGTTTGATTTCCAGCTTTAAGGGTGATGAAAGAAATGTGTTATTAACCTTATCACGAATGTGGTTTACTTTAGTAACAGAAGAAATCACGACAAAAGATGTTGCCGCAAAATGGGTAATTTTAAAATTGCCGGAGAGATTTCCCCCCCTGCTAACAACGGCAAAGGAAGCTTATTTGGGAAATTTGTCTGATGAATGGGAGACTGTAGAAAAGGAAGCGATGGCACTTGTAGAATATATGAAAAAACAAATTGAGGAATTACTTAGAACAGAGTAGCAAAGTTAGCGGGGCCAATCAACGGTCAAGATGAACGGCGCATTGAAGTGCTCCCCAAAAGTTGGACAAAAGTTATGCGGCAAAGCCATTTTGAATTCTGTATTGGACAGGACTTAACCCATTCAATTTTTCTTTGATTCGGTTATGGTTATAGTATTCAAGATAAGCGATCAGTTCCTGGCAGAACTCGTCTAATGATTGGAACGTCCGCAGGTATAGCAGTTCCGATTTTAACAGTCCGAAGAAGTTTTCCATAACCGCATTGTCCAGACAGTTTCCCTTTCTGGACATACTTTGCCGAATGCCTTTTTCTAACAGTCTTTTTTGATACCTGACGTTCTGATATTGCCAGCCCTGATCCGAATGAAGGATCAGCCCGCTGCTGTCCGGGAGCCGGGAGAATGCTTTATCCAGCATCTCATCCACCTGGCGGTAATTAGCCCGTTCACTGATGGCATAGCTGATGATCTCACCATTATACAGGTCAAGCACAGGAGAAAGATAAAGTTTGTTTCCAAACAGGGAAAACTCAGTCACATCAGTTACCCATTTCTGATTCGGCCTTTCCGCATGGAAATCTCTAGCCAGTAGATTTGGTGCAATCTTGCCGACTTCTCCACGGTAAGAACGATACTTTTTCATTCGTACCATACATTTTAGGCCTGACTCCTTCATCAGCTTTTGTACCGTCTTGTGGTTCAGACAAAAGCCTCTGTTGCGTAATTCCATACCAATCCGCCGATACCCGTACCGGCCTTGATTCTCCTGATAAA
Proteins encoded:
- a CDS encoding recombinase family protein, giving the protein MKQPYNTTIYNTALYMRLSRDDELQGESGSIQTQRMMLRQYAAEHGLNVIDEYIDDGWSGTNFDRPDFQRMIDDIEDRKINCVVTKDLSRLGRNYILTGQYTEIYFPSKGVRYIAVNDNVDTINGENELAPFLNILNEMHARQTSKKVKAAMRTRFANGAHYGAYAPLGYVKDPDKKGHLLIDPETRWIIEKIFDLAVHGRGAASITRILVEEKVPTPGWLNFQRYGTFANIYAGAPEEKAYAWTIAQVKSILKEETYIGHSVHNKQTNISFKNKKKVRKPKEEWYRVENTHEAIISEDVFRQVQEQICNRRRRQKNGTTQIFSGLVKCADCGWSLAYGMNSQNKNPYAHYHCSKYGQGLHQCSMHYIRYDVLYAYVLSRLQYWSVLAQQDGDKLLKRLLNASDKERNTARKRQTAELKKAEKRKAEVDTLFAKMYEDWSAGRITEYNFNMLSEKYQGEQRELDAKIERLHEAMEAAAQTAVDAEKWIGLMKQYVNPTELTAELLNTLIEKILVHEAVKSEDGSREREVEIFYRFIGKIE
- the mobV gene encoding MobV family relaxase yields the protein MAQHAILRFEKHKGNPARPLEAHHERQKEQYASNPDIDTSRSKYNFHIVKPEGRYYHFIQSRIEQAGCRTRKDSTRFVDTLVTASPEFFKGKSPKEIQAFFQRAADFLIGRVGRENIVSAVVHMDEKTPHLHLTFVPLTKDNRLCAKEIIGNRANLTKWQDDFHAYMVEKYPDLERGESASRTGRKHIPTRLFKQAVSLSRQARAIEATLDGINPLNAGKKKEEALSMLKKWFPQMENFSGQLKKYKVTINDLLAENEKLEARAKASEKGKMKDTMERAKLKSELDNLQRLVDRIPPDILAELKRQQRHTVKER
- a CDS encoding replication initiator protein A, which produces MTNTIYIHQPEKAFSFTRLPNFLFEAPTFKPLSNEAKVLYAFILRRTELSRKNGWADDCGRIFLYYPICEVVTLLHCGRQKAVNTLRELQYAGLVEIQKQGCGKPNRIFPKSYEAVPNTDFKKSRSGTPED
- a CDS encoding cysteine-rich VLP domain-containing protein is translated as MRDNPYKDLPPLERRPDGSLYRMTPAQRKQAASLIRRECCCCEDGNCIVLDDGDTCTCPQTISFSVCCKWFRWAVLPLDGTLEAEIFRDKDLKRCAVCGGVFVPKSNRAKYCPGCAARVHRRQKTESERKRRSAVDS
- a CDS encoding helix-turn-helix domain-containing protein encodes the protein MALPGTPGQRISDLCNGNHITQKELAEKIGVSASQLSRIVSGETRTVSSDILIGVAKEFKVSTDYILGLSTVSVRKSYDISELGLSEGAVRGLVTGAVDVQILNRLLEHRNFPKLIDLIRIYFQDTAAKGITARNQLIEIATASLSDLMKEHPEHRAEAKQDLQLLNAQKMGEHEAEIEKIKNVFLAILRDIKKDIDNGEQPGEAVTAAMFQAMRDALAEQKQNPLSIDDVAAMVAGQIGQLTPMDEETADLFKQLAKKMMKGIE
- a CDS encoding nucleoside phosphorylase gives rise to the protein MPLVKHDYPVLEYDTASKAVFQPGNGKKCFPAKAVFAFLGDEVENYAHTHDGIQIDEFESATRRYPIYECLYNQEKICLCPAPVGSAAAVQVLEYLIAGGVTKIISVGSCGVLEDIPENRFLIPVSALRDEGTSYHYLPPSREVEISKAGINAIESALSQKNIPYWEVKTWTTDGFYRETVEMVQYRKEEGCQVVEMECSALAACAKFRKVTWAMLLFSADTLADPHKYQEREWGKTSISIALELALDAVLSVVEE
- a CDS encoding IS110 family transposase, whose amino-acid sequence is MKVVFPTCCGVDVHKTFLVATIITTPADSLQPHYQKKRFSTFNSDLNRFADWLLERDCLDVCMESTGKYWVPVFNILEKRGIRVVIANPKWVKAVKGNKDDTKDSKWIGDLFRIGLVKSSFIPNLDIRILREFTRYRYKLVSMKSSEKNRFQNAFTVCNVALDSVVSDMFGKSATAITDYLASDESFDADHCVSLLQRSLKKKAEQVLESIVGFSIADEQKARIKIIREHYDFIGMMIAKVDACVNEMVAKYEGEINLLCTIPGINRNSAITIISEIGIDMHQFGSSKRLCCWAGLTPGNNESAGKKKSVRISRAGVYLKPALVQVAHAAVKDKKNPYYALKYERIAKRRGKKRAIIAIARMILTAIYSMFCTGEVWNPVDIFKIDMPEHLKEQQLAKAIKQAKRFLEKQGLTVA
- a CDS encoding ANT(9) family aminoglycoside nucleotidyltransferase produces the protein MNINEFPQQVNQVISIAETILQGQILGIYLYGSATMNGLRPDSDIDILIITKQELSNSIRADLTKQLLKISGSVGCIEKRPLEVTIINQSDIVPLQFPPKCQYMYGEWLRGEMEAGEYPQACNDPDIMILLWQARKNSITLKGAESKELIPAIPFHEIKKAIRFSLPGLISSFKGDERNVLLTLSRMWFTLVTEEITTKDVAAKWVILKLPERFPPLLTTAKEAYLGNLSDEWETVEKEAMALVEYMKKQIEELLRTE
- a CDS encoding IS3 family transposase (programmed frameshift), translating into MGKELFSEELKLAVVQYVLEGHTRKEASEKFCVSCTPIEKWVNLYKLHGAKGLLSRNLVGRQKGFDGEFRLKVLQYKQEHHLSCTQTAMHFCLDVVTVCRWEKKFQKEGARGLMKKQATKGSEKRQKKQEQSELQQENKRLSEENYRLRMENDYLKKLNALIQKREEPRISDVVAAVTELRRDYPLAALLKLAGIPRSTYYYHSRKANAVDKYAKERAEIIAIYQENQGRYGYRRIGMELRNRGFCLNHKTVQKLMKESGLKCMVRMKKYRSYRGEVGKIAPNLLARDFHAERPNQKWVTDVTEFSLFGNKLYLSPVLDLYNGEIISYAISERANYRQVDEMLDKAFSRLPDSSGLILHSDQGWQYQNVRYQKRLLEKGIRQSMSRKGNCLDNAVMENFFGLLKSELLYLRTFQSLDEFCQELIAYLEYYNHNRIKEKLNGLSPVQYRIQNGFAA